GAACCTCATCTCCGTGAGGTCGCGCCCCCAGAGCCGGGATGCGCGCTCCTCTTTCGGGACGAAGCCCCGGCCCGTGTACAGGCGCAGGGCCGCGGGAAGGATGTCGAGCGTCCAGAGCATGATCCTCTCGTAGCGCTGTTCCGCCGCGAACGCGATCAGGTTTTCAAGGAGCGTTGCCCCAAGGCCTTTCCCGCGCGCGTCGCGGTCGAGGATGAACCACCGGAGCTGGCCGGCGCCCCGGCCCTCGTCGACGAGCGCGATGGAGCCCGCGACGTCGCCGCGCCGGTCGGCGATCCAGATTCTTTCACGGGGGCTGTTCCTTGTGATGAAGTGTGCGAGCGGTTCGGCGATGTAGGCCTCGAAGGTGTGATCGAAGCCGTGCTCGTCCGCGTAGACCAGTCCGTGCAGCGCGATGATCTTCCCCGCGTCCCCGGGCCGGAGCGCGGTGCGCACGGTTATTTCATGGTCCGATACACCTGAAGGCATGAGGAAGTGTAGTA
Above is a genomic segment from Spirochaetota bacterium containing:
- a CDS encoding GNAT family N-acetyltransferase, whose amino-acid sequence is MPSGVSDHEITVRTALRPGDAGKIIALHGLVYADEHGFDHTFEAYIAEPLAHFITRNSPRERIWIADRRGDVAGSIALVDEGRGAGQLRWFILDRDARGKGLGATLLENLIAFAAEQRYERIMLWTLDILPAALRLYTGRGFVPKEERASRLWGRDLTEMRFELELA